In one window of uncultured Campylobacter sp. DNA:
- the ccsA gene encoding cytochrome c biogenesis protein CcsA — MSALKILKFFISYKFALCLLFILAAGAGVATFLESIYDTQTAKILVYEARWYECVMGAATLSLLGIIIKTKMWRRFGSFVLHAAFIVIFIGAALTRYFGTEGVLHVRAGESESEMVSVKPYLQIRTQDALFEHPLNLSQIGDNDFSFTQSINSKSFTVKFDSYKPAPKGEQGTLAVKAGFEGGSEQEAQLRGGAGWLGEPKILNFDGEEIMLSWGSKLIELPFAVKLLKFKLERYPGSQSPSSYASDVEILKEGKSVGEHEIYMNHPLSFDGFKLFQSSYDTDELGTVLELNRDPGKIPTYFGYFLLCVGFIGNLFTVGSRFKKLAKFIKNNAPAALLLIAPLFFSIELRAADENYLANLKANSRVHANGAFAELLVQDYMGRIKPLSTEASEIVNKISGTEGLYGLSAEQMILGMSLNPAFWRDQKIIKIKNDEIKKMLGLAPQERYASFNSVFDENGNYKLAHALDEANEKSASRRGVLGNELIKFDERLNIAYLTFRGVFFKFIPVPNDPQNAWLSPNDAFADYRIAPQIKGVLNDYLNGLQDGISDNDWAKADAALAELKNYQRATSAAILPSVSRVKAEVFYNKASVFKKLVYCYMILGGVAIILALLGALCGKRFTLAQKILFAAFAASFAAHTLALALRWYVAAHAPWSDSYESMIYIGWSAALAGIIFFRKSLLTLSASCLLASIVMLVAHMSFVNPQITNLVPVLKSYWLSIHVSVITASYGFLGLSCLLGLLALILMALKNSANRERLNAQIRYITAINEISLIVGLSMLTLGNFFGGVWANESWGRYWGWDSKETWSYVSIIVYAIVLHLKFIPKLGSIYVYCVSSTLAYSSIIMTYFGVNFYLTGMHSYAAGDAPQIPAPFYCIIAAVFLIIALAFRGRDVKTI; from the coding sequence ATGAGCGCGCTAAAAATATTAAAATTTTTCATCTCTTACAAGTTCGCGCTCTGCCTCCTTTTTATCCTAGCCGCAGGTGCCGGCGTCGCAACCTTTTTAGAGAGCATTTACGATACGCAAACGGCTAAAATTTTAGTCTATGAGGCGCGCTGGTACGAGTGCGTCATGGGTGCGGCGACGCTGAGCCTGCTCGGCATTATAATCAAAACCAAAATGTGGCGCCGCTTCGGCTCCTTCGTCCTTCACGCGGCATTTATCGTTATCTTTATCGGCGCGGCGCTGACGCGCTATTTCGGCACCGAGGGCGTGCTGCACGTAAGAGCGGGCGAGAGCGAAAGCGAGATGGTAAGCGTCAAACCATACTTGCAAATCCGCACGCAAGACGCGCTGTTTGAGCATCCGCTAAATCTATCTCAGATCGGCGATAACGATTTTAGCTTCACGCAAAGTATAAATTCCAAAAGCTTCACCGTCAAATTTGACTCCTACAAACCCGCGCCCAAAGGCGAACAGGGCACGCTTGCGGTAAAGGCGGGCTTTGAGGGCGGAAGCGAGCAAGAAGCGCAGCTGCGCGGCGGCGCGGGCTGGCTGGGCGAGCCTAAAATTTTAAACTTTGACGGCGAAGAGATAATGCTAAGCTGGGGCTCGAAACTCATAGAGCTTCCGTTTGCGGTAAAGCTTTTGAAATTTAAGCTCGAGCGCTACCCGGGCTCGCAAAGCCCATCGTCCTATGCTAGCGACGTTGAAATTTTAAAAGAGGGCAAGAGCGTGGGGGAGCATGAAATTTATATGAACCACCCGCTAAGCTTTGACGGCTTTAAGCTCTTTCAATCCTCCTACGACACGGACGAGCTGGGCACGGTGCTGGAGCTTAACCGCGATCCTGGTAAAATCCCCACTTATTTCGGCTATTTCTTGCTTTGCGTCGGATTTATCGGCAATCTTTTTACCGTGGGCAGCAGGTTTAAAAAGCTCGCTAAATTTATCAAAAACAATGCGCCCGCCGCGCTTCTTCTAATCGCGCCGCTTTTTTTCAGCATTGAGCTTCGCGCTGCGGATGAAAACTATCTGGCAAACCTTAAAGCCAACTCGCGCGTTCACGCAAACGGCGCGTTCGCGGAGCTTTTGGTGCAAGATTATATGGGCAGGATCAAGCCGCTTAGTACCGAAGCAAGCGAGATCGTAAATAAAATTTCAGGTACGGAGGGGCTTTACGGCTTAAGCGCCGAGCAGATGATCCTAGGAATGAGCCTAAATCCCGCGTTCTGGCGCGATCAAAAGATCATCAAGATCAAAAACGACGAGATCAAAAAGATGCTAGGCTTGGCGCCACAGGAGCGATATGCGAGCTTCAATTCGGTCTTTGATGAAAACGGCAACTACAAGCTCGCCCACGCCCTGGACGAGGCGAATGAAAAAAGCGCCTCGCGCCGCGGCGTGCTGGGTAACGAGCTGATTAAATTCGACGAGCGGCTCAATATCGCGTATCTGACCTTTAGAGGGGTGTTTTTTAAATTTATCCCCGTGCCGAACGACCCGCAAAACGCGTGGCTTTCGCCGAACGACGCCTTTGCGGATTATAGGATCGCTCCGCAGATTAAAGGCGTGCTAAATGACTATCTAAATGGCTTGCAGGATGGAATTTCGGATAATGATTGGGCTAAAGCGGATGCAGCACTTGCGGAGCTGAAGAACTACCAAAGAGCCACCTCGGCAGCTATTCTTCCAAGCGTTAGTCGCGTCAAGGCCGAGGTGTTTTATAACAAAGCTTCGGTTTTCAAAAAGCTAGTTTATTGCTATATGATCCTAGGCGGCGTAGCTATAATACTGGCGCTTTTGGGCGCGCTTTGCGGCAAGCGCTTCACTCTCGCGCAAAAAATTTTATTTGCAGCCTTTGCCGCAAGCTTTGCGGCACATACCCTCGCGCTCGCGCTGCGCTGGTACGTAGCGGCTCACGCGCCGTGGAGCGATAGCTATGAGTCGATGATCTACATCGGCTGGTCGGCGGCGCTTGCGGGGATCATATTTTTTAGAAAGTCCCTACTTACGCTAAGCGCGAGCTGCCTGCTAGCTAGTATCGTAATGCTCGTAGCGCATATGAGCTTCGTAAATCCACAGATCACCAACCTCGTGCCGGTGCTAAAGTCCTATTGGCTTAGCATCCACGTCTCGGTTATCACGGCTAGCTACGGATTTTTAGGGCTTAGCTGTCTGCTCGGTCTTTTGGCTCTTATTTTGATGGCGCTTAAAAACAGCGCCAATCGCGAGCGGCTCAACGCTCAGATCAGATATATAACGGCGATCAACGAGATCAGCCTTATCGTGGGGCTTTCGATGCTGACGCTCGGAAATTTCTTCGGCGGCGTATGGGCGAATGAGAGCTGGGGGCGATACTGGGGCTGGGATAGCAAAGAGACCTGGTCATATGTCTCGATCATCGTCTATGCGATCGTGCTGCATCTAAAATTTATCCCGAAACTCGGCTCGATCTATGTTTATTGCGTGAGTTCGACGCTCGCGTATAGCTCGATCATAATGACCTATTTCGGCGTAAATTTCTACCTCACCGGCATGCACTCTTACGCCGCAGGCGATGCGCCGCAGATACCCGCGCCGTTTTATTGTATAATAGCGGCGGTCTTTTTAATAATCGCTCTTGCCTTCAGGGGCAGGGACGTAAAAACGATATAA
- the nrfD gene encoding NrfD/PsrC family molybdoenzyme membrane anchor subunit yields the protein MNGAINFTATFSHGVEWGWPIAVYLLLAGMSGGALVVAILVKLYKKQTESTPLFKAASLLSFIAILLGMVCLVADLERPLLFWKILINYNFTSVMSVGVAALCVYIPLTFVACLYAFEADLSGFLSRRLTFLKGLFTLVMKILNALRPLLLALTLVFAVAICAYTGFLISVLVRFPILNTAVLPALFVASGLSAGIAGSSLIAALFFKADPHGGDLKTLHAVEWPVLAMEILLIGMIFVSLVTGSDVQRAASVAFSEGVYAQLFWLGVVGVGFCVPLVLNFALGKKIAHTAFAFYVSALASVVGVLLLRMFILYAGQTYDIIM from the coding sequence ATGAACGGAGCTATAAATTTCACTGCGACCTTCTCGCACGGCGTTGAGTGGGGCTGGCCGATCGCGGTCTATCTTTTGCTAGCGGGTATGAGCGGCGGCGCGTTAGTAGTCGCGATCCTCGTTAAGCTTTATAAAAAGCAAACCGAAAGCACGCCGCTGTTTAAGGCCGCGTCGTTGCTATCTTTCATAGCGATCTTACTCGGTATGGTTTGCCTCGTAGCCGATTTGGAGCGACCGCTTCTTTTCTGGAAAATTTTGATTAATTACAACTTCACATCGGTTATGTCCGTGGGCGTGGCGGCACTTTGCGTCTATATCCCGCTTACCTTCGTTGCCTGCCTTTATGCGTTTGAAGCTGATCTTAGCGGATTTTTATCGCGCAGACTTACTTTTTTAAAAGGGCTTTTCACGCTCGTAATGAAAATTTTAAACGCGCTTCGCCCGCTGCTTCTTGCGCTTACGCTTGTTTTTGCGGTCGCGATCTGTGCTTATACGGGCTTTTTGATCTCGGTTTTAGTTAGATTTCCTATCCTTAATACCGCCGTGTTACCTGCGCTTTTCGTGGCGTCGGGCTTATCGGCCGGCATTGCGGGCTCAAGCCTAATAGCCGCGCTTTTCTTTAAAGCTGACCCGCACGGAGGCGATCTAAAAACCTTGCACGCAGTCGAGTGGCCGGTTTTAGCGATGGAAATTTTACTAATCGGCATGATTTTCGTTTCGCTAGTAACGGGCAGCGACGTGCAAAGAGCCGCCAGCGTCGCCTTTAGCGAAGGCGTTTATGCTCAGCTATTTTGGCTAGGCGTCGTGGGCGTGGGCTTTTGCGTACCGCTAGTTTTAAATTTCGCACTGGGCAAAAAGATCGCTCACACTGCGTTTGCGTTCTATGTTAGCGCGCTTGCCAGCGTGGTCGGAGTATTACTTCTTAGAATGTTTATACTATACGCGGGACAAACTTACGATATAATAATGTAA
- a CDS encoding 4Fe-4S dicluster domain-containing protein: MQKQRRNFIKSAALGSLGLGAITSSLLAQNSADKSAQDANASAKKQEPKKPHYGMIFDQNKCVGCTDCEIACRKVNLVPKGQMRLFIQDKTDPLNLKEKRYVRVSCQQCEDAPCVKVCPTKACHKDEKTGITTMNTDDCIACKYCIVACPYDVRFINHETKAAESCNFCLDTNLKDGHEPACIEACRYEAIVFGDLNDEGSHISKLLRVKDSLRMHPECGTKPSLRYIPAVKLGV; this comes from the coding sequence ATGCAAAAGCAAAGAAGAAATTTTATAAAATCCGCCGCATTAGGCTCTTTGGGGCTTGGCGCAATCACCTCAAGCTTACTCGCGCAAAACAGCGCGGATAAAAGCGCGCAAGACGCAAATGCAAGTGCTAAAAAGCAAGAGCCGAAAAAGCCACACTACGGCATGATATTCGATCAAAATAAATGTGTGGGCTGCACCGACTGCGAGATCGCTTGCAGGAAGGTAAATTTGGTCCCGAAAGGCCAAATGAGGCTTTTTATCCAGGACAAAACCGATCCGCTAAATTTGAAAGAAAAGCGCTATGTCAGGGTCTCCTGTCAGCAGTGCGAGGACGCGCCGTGCGTAAAAGTTTGCCCGACGAAAGCCTGTCACAAGGACGAAAAAACCGGCATTACCACGATGAATACCGATGATTGCATCGCCTGTAAATACTGCATCGTTGCCTGTCCTTACGACGTGCGCTTCATAAATCACGAAACTAAAGCTGCAGAGAGCTGCAACTTCTGCTTAGATACGAATTTAAAAGACGGCCACGAGCCTGCCTGCATCGAGGCATGCAGATACGAGGCGATCGTGTTCGGCGATCTAAACGACGAAGGCTCGCACATCAGCAAGCTGCTTCGCGTAAAAGATAGCCTGCGCATGCATCCTGAGTGCGGCACGAAGCCGAGCCTGCGCTATATTCCTGCGGTAAAACTGGGGGTGTGA
- a CDS encoding FtsX-like permease family protein: MISKNFIDYSVTLLRKDRADHAFSFAIFAFIVFILSSVFFISGSIQNDLEKVIKLRPDIVVEALRAGKRDLMHDGYIYDISKIAGVSEVQGAVDGMYYFAQKRVWFHIVGDENLNENEMIVGEGVKAAMGEWYYEDEFHFLTEQRLIAIKINKISPHESSIVSNDVIYLNPATAREVLSLKEGEYTKLYVSVPNPNEVSEVALKIVNLYPNTQALSAEDAVAEVRHLYYYKGGIFMVLYAVAMISFFILLKNQISLAYGEKKKEIAILRSIGFCIKDIIAMKFIQNFIVSLSAYLLGVAGAYAYVFVLDAPLLRDIFLGGELRNFITFTPAVNFNMLFLIFVFSVIPFLAFVIIPSWRIAIGDMSEAVK, translated from the coding sequence ATGATAAGTAAAAATTTCATCGACTACTCCGTAACTCTGCTGCGAAAAGATAGAGCCGATCACGCTTTTAGCTTCGCGATATTTGCCTTTATCGTTTTTATTTTAAGCTCGGTGTTTTTCATCTCGGGCTCCATTCAAAACGATCTTGAAAAGGTCATCAAGCTCAGACCCGACATCGTCGTAGAGGCTCTGCGCGCGGGCAAACGCGATCTGATGCACGACGGCTATATCTACGACATTTCTAAAATTGCGGGCGTCAGCGAAGTGCAGGGCGCCGTGGACGGGATGTATTACTTCGCTCAAAAGCGCGTTTGGTTTCATATCGTAGGCGACGAAAATTTGAATGAAAACGAAATGATCGTAGGCGAGGGGGTGAAGGCGGCGATGGGCGAATGGTACTACGAGGATGAGTTTCACTTCCTAACCGAACAGCGCCTAATCGCGATTAAGATCAATAAAATTTCGCCGCACGAAAGCAGCATCGTCTCAAACGACGTGATCTATCTAAATCCCGCCACCGCGCGCGAGGTGCTAAGTCTCAAAGAGGGCGAATACACCAAGCTCTACGTAAGCGTGCCCAACCCCAACGAAGTAAGCGAAGTAGCGCTTAAGATCGTAAATTTATACCCCAACACGCAAGCTCTCAGCGCCGAGGACGCGGTAGCCGAAGTGAGGCATCTGTATTATTACAAGGGCGGAATTTTTATGGTGCTTTACGCCGTGGCGATGATCTCGTTTTTCATCTTGCTGAAAAATCAAATTTCGCTCGCATACGGCGAGAAGAAAAAGGAGATCGCGATCTTGCGCAGCATCGGCTTTTGCATAAAAGACATCATCGCGATGAAATTTATCCAAAATTTCATCGTCTCACTAAGCGCCTATCTGCTCGGCGTCGCGGGCGCTTATGCTTATGTTTTTGTTCTAGACGCACCGCTTTTGCGCGATATATTTTTAGGCGGCGAGCTACGAAATTTCATCACCTTCACGCCCGCGGTAAATTTTAATATGCTCTTTTTGATCTTCGTCTTTAGCGTGATCCCGTTTTTGGCGTTCGTCATCATCCCATCCTGGCGCATCGCTATAGGCGATATGAGCGAGGCGGTCAAATGA
- a CDS encoding FKBP-type peptidyl-prolyl cis-trans isomerase N-terminal domain-containing protein has product MQKRLKIFLPIVLASCALGANLTTQEQKESYSIGASTGSYVSNQLHSQAALGVKYDLDAVIEGFLDALKKQQKLKDEEIIALLNQRADKLNKIVETNSKAELDKNLKAGKEFMAKNAKNPDVKTTKSGLQYEILKLGMGEKPKPESVVVMNYKAYLTNGSVFDDTFASKIPAHLSMIGLIDGLREGLLLMNTGSKYKFTIPSNLAYGNVDVDRIPAGSVVIFEAELLKVLKPGELADAAKKLSESEAKSFHDANKTK; this is encoded by the coding sequence ATGCAAAAAAGACTAAAAATTTTCTTGCCTATCGTTTTGGCAAGCTGCGCGTTGGGCGCGAATTTAACTACGCAAGAACAAAAAGAATCTTATAGCATTGGAGCTTCCACCGGAAGCTATGTTTCAAACCAGCTGCATTCACAAGCCGCATTGGGCGTCAAATATGACTTAGATGCGGTAATAGAGGGGTTTTTGGACGCTCTTAAAAAGCAGCAGAAACTAAAAGATGAGGAAATTATTGCGCTTTTGAATCAAAGAGCCGATAAACTAAATAAGATCGTAGAAACAAATTCCAAAGCGGAGCTTGATAAAAATTTAAAAGCGGGCAAGGAATTTATGGCGAAAAATGCCAAAAATCCGGACGTTAAAACCACAAAATCCGGTCTTCAATATGAAATTCTAAAGCTAGGTATGGGCGAAAAGCCAAAGCCTGAGAGCGTAGTGGTGATGAACTACAAGGCGTATCTGACGAATGGTAGCGTATTTGACGATACTTTCGCATCTAAAATTCCGGCGCATCTTTCTATGATAGGCTTAATCGACGGATTACGCGAGGGGCTGCTTTTGATGAATACGGGCTCGAAATATAAATTTACAATCCCTAGTAATTTAGCCTACGGCAACGTGGACGTAGATAGAATTCCTGCGGGTTCTGTGGTGATTTTTGAAGCCGAACTACTAAAAGTTTTAAAGCCCGGTGAGCTTGCCGATGCGGCGAAAAAGCTTAGCGAGAGCGAGGCTAAAAGCTTTCACGACGCGAATAAAACAAAGTAG
- a CDS encoding ABC transporter ATP-binding protein produces MSKIEIKQLFKIYNEGRANEFRALKNISLSVEEGQIVILKGVSGSGKSTLLSIIGALAKPSSGEVLVDGANVSKLADIESSAYRHKKIGFIFQSFNLLEALSVYKNVLAPLSLERLSRDELGARIDEAMQIANIAHKKDQIVSSLSGGEKQRCAIARALVMNPQIILADEPTANLDKQNSLGFIEMLSKLKELKKTVLIATHDILFDELSFVDRYVFLKDGEISA; encoded by the coding sequence ATGAGCAAGATAGAGATCAAACAGCTTTTTAAAATTTACAACGAGGGCAGGGCGAATGAGTTTCGCGCTTTAAAAAATATAAGCTTAAGCGTCGAGGAAGGGCAGATCGTAATCTTAAAAGGGGTCAGCGGCAGCGGCAAAAGTACGCTTCTATCCATCATAGGCGCGCTTGCTAAGCCTAGCAGCGGCGAGGTTTTAGTTGACGGCGCAAACGTCTCCAAGCTCGCCGATATTGAAAGCTCCGCGTATCGCCACAAAAAAATCGGCTTTATCTTTCAGTCTTTCAACCTGCTTGAGGCGCTTAGCGTCTATAAAAACGTCCTTGCGCCGCTTAGCCTTGAGCGGCTGAGCAGGGATGAGCTTGGCGCGCGCATAGATGAAGCGATGCAGATTGCTAATATCGCGCATAAAAAAGATCAGATCGTCTCGAGCCTCAGCGGCGGCGAGAAGCAGCGCTGTGCCATCGCTAGGGCGCTCGTGATGAATCCGCAGATCATCTTAGCCGACGAGCCGACGGCAAATTTAGACAAACAAAACTCGCTCGGTTTCATCGAGATGCTCTCAAAGCTCAAAGAGCTTAAAAAGACCGTTTTGATCGCGACGCACGACATACTCTTCGACGAGTTAAGTTTCGTGGATCGATACGTGTTTTTAAAAGACGGAGAAATTTCAGCATGA
- a CDS encoding tetratricopeptide repeat protein, protein MKKFLIALVLAAAANAGFISEGIQAQQSGDHKKLAEIYERACGLENKASGCYNLAVLYFEGTGNVEKNFEKAISLYEKACSAKFALACNNLGYIYESGNGADQNFTKAAAYYEKACKDNEGCTSLGLLYANGAGLAKDVAKAASLYEKACTYGDMMGCNNLGYLYLKGEGVQQSFAKAKIFYEKACGGDIGIGCNNLGYLYAFGQGVSQDYKQAKQQYEKACNLSHFDGCNNLAIMYAEGKGVKSDNAKAKELFKKSCDGGIKMGCENLEFLNSISK, encoded by the coding sequence TTGAAAAAATTTCTAATAGCGCTGGTTTTGGCTGCCGCGGCAAATGCGGGCTTTATCAGCGAGGGCATTCAAGCTCAGCAAAGCGGCGATCATAAAAAACTCGCAGAAATTTACGAGCGAGCGTGCGGTTTGGAAAATAAAGCTTCGGGATGCTATAATCTAGCCGTTTTGTATTTTGAGGGCACCGGCAACGTAGAGAAAAATTTCGAAAAAGCTATCAGCCTCTACGAGAAGGCGTGCAGCGCTAAATTTGCGCTTGCGTGCAATAATCTAGGCTATATCTACGAAAGCGGTAACGGCGCGGATCAAAATTTTACCAAAGCCGCGGCTTATTACGAAAAAGCCTGCAAAGATAACGAAGGCTGCACCTCGCTCGGGCTTTTATACGCAAACGGCGCCGGGCTTGCAAAGGACGTCGCCAAGGCGGCGAGCCTTTATGAAAAAGCCTGCACCTACGGCGATATGATGGGCTGCAACAACCTGGGCTATTTGTATCTGAAAGGCGAAGGCGTGCAGCAAAGCTTCGCAAAGGCTAAAATTTTTTACGAAAAGGCTTGCGGCGGCGACATCGGCATCGGCTGCAACAATCTAGGCTATCTATACGCCTTCGGACAGGGGGTAAGCCAGGATTATAAGCAAGCAAAGCAGCAGTATGAAAAGGCGTGCAACCTCAGCCACTTCGACGGCTGCAACAACCTAGCCATAATGTACGCCGAAGGAAAAGGGGTGAAGTCCGATAACGCCAAAGCAAAAGAGCTTTTCAAAAAAAGCTGCGACGGCGGCATCAAGATGGGCTGCGAGAATTTGGAATTTTTAAATTCGATTAGTAAGTAA
- a CDS encoding nitrous oxide reductase accessory protein NosL, with product MILRSFLASAALVALVCGASMDGANKPAKPMFQSVDPSKATLVGSGEGKEYCAVCGMSLVKFYKTNHVWNGKQVASLHCLYELTEGKIPSDAQVVDTKNLNLIDVNKAFYVVGSKVKGTMSRNSKYAFSTEADAKEFQAENGGEIMSFAKAYEIAGQDFAGDNKMIKAKREGGVYAHGKEFYETNCAKTDAKSFKAISELKAHLKKTCDAKGASKAPEYDKHLQAAALYLWDAPADLGSSDKNAKAKKAEKIVVPEGAKCPVCGMLVGKNPNWAAMIEIQGGENLYFDGVKDMMKYYFEKGKGFDKIYVTDYYKLHKIDAKSAFYVLGSNVLGPMGDELIAFESESAAKTFAKDHGGKMLKFDEIQESVIEGL from the coding sequence ATGATTTTACGTTCGTTTTTAGCTTCGGCCGCGCTTGTTGCGCTCGTTTGCGGCGCCTCGATGGACGGGGCCAATAAACCGGCAAAGCCTATGTTTCAAAGCGTGGATCCAAGCAAGGCTACGCTTGTAGGAAGCGGCGAGGGCAAAGAATACTGCGCCGTTTGCGGAATGAGCCTGGTAAAATTTTATAAAACCAACCACGTTTGGAACGGCAAACAAGTAGCTTCTCTGCACTGCTTGTATGAGCTAACGGAGGGAAAAATCCCAAGCGATGCGCAGGTCGTCGATACAAAAAATCTAAATTTGATCGACGTAAATAAAGCCTTCTACGTCGTAGGTAGCAAGGTCAAAGGCACGATGAGCCGCAATAGCAAATATGCCTTCTCAACCGAAGCCGACGCTAAAGAATTCCAAGCCGAAAACGGCGGCGAGATAATGAGCTTCGCCAAGGCCTACGAGATTGCGGGGCAGGACTTCGCGGGCGATAATAAGATGATCAAAGCCAAGCGCGAAGGCGGCGTTTACGCGCACGGTAAGGAATTTTACGAAACAAACTGCGCTAAAACGGATGCTAAAAGCTTCAAAGCCATCTCCGAGCTCAAAGCTCATCTCAAAAAGACTTGCGACGCAAAGGGCGCTAGTAAGGCTCCTGAATACGACAAACACCTGCAAGCCGCGGCGCTGTATCTATGGGATGCGCCGGCAGATTTAGGCAGCAGCGACAAAAACGCAAAAGCGAAAAAGGCTGAAAAGATCGTCGTACCTGAGGGCGCTAAATGCCCGGTCTGCGGTATGCTAGTGGGTAAAAACCCTAACTGGGCGGCGATGATAGAGATTCAAGGCGGTGAGAACTTGTATTTTGACGGCGTGAAAGATATGATGAAATACTACTTCGAAAAGGGCAAGGGCTTTGATAAAATTTATGTAACCGATTACTATAAGCTTCATAAGATCGATGCTAAAAGCGCTTTTTACGTGCTCGGCTCCAACGTCTTAGGGCCGATGGGCGACGAGCTCATTGCGTTTGAGAGCGAGAGCGCGGCTAAGACCTTCGCCAAAGATCACGGAGGCAAGATGCTTAAATTTGACGAAATTCAAGAGAGCGTAATAGAAGGGCTATGA